Proteins from a single region of Alloscardovia omnicolens:
- the rpsA gene encoding 30S ribosomal protein S1, whose product MTDNKNEIQKVAINDIGTEEDFIKAVDSTIKNFDDGDLVEGTVVKIDHDEVLLDIGYKTEGVIPSRELSIKKDVDPDDVVEVGDTVEALVITKEDKEGRLILSKKRAQYERAWGDVEKIKEADGIVEGTVIEAVKGGLIVDIGLRGFLPASLVEMRRVRDLAPYIGQTIQAKILELDKNRNNVVLSRRQYLEETQSEVRETFLSQLKKGQIREGVISSIVNFGAFVDLGGVDGLIHVSELSWKHIDHPSEVVKVGDKVTVEVLDVDLDRERISLSLKSTQEDPWQRFARTHVPGQVVKGKVTKIVQFGAFISVDDGIEGLVHISELANRHVENPETVVKPGDEVFVKVIDVDLDRRRISLSLKQATDSVDPASEDFDPALYGMPAEYDENGNYKYPEGFDPETNEWIEGFEKQREEWEAQYAAAHDLWEAHKVFAAKQAELAAASAEADGVAEEEAPAEEAEATNYSSAPANEGTLASDDQLAALREQLLNENN is encoded by the coding sequence ATGACAGATAACAAGAACGAAATCCAGAAGGTCGCTATCAACGATATCGGCACTGAAGAGGATTTCATCAAGGCAGTCGATTCCACTATCAAGAACTTCGATGATGGTGATTTAGTTGAGGGTACCGTAGTTAAGATTGATCACGATGAGGTATTGCTCGACATCGGCTACAAGACTGAAGGTGTAATTCCTTCCCGCGAACTTTCTATCAAGAAGGACGTGGATCCAGACGATGTTGTTGAAGTTGGCGACACCGTTGAGGCACTTGTCATCACTAAGGAAGACAAGGAAGGCCGTCTTATTCTTTCCAAGAAGCGCGCACAGTATGAGCGTGCTTGGGGCGACGTTGAAAAGATCAAGGAAGCTGACGGTATTGTTGAAGGTACCGTTATCGAAGCTGTTAAGGGCGGCTTGATCGTTGACATCGGTTTGCGTGGCTTCTTGCCAGCATCCCTCGTTGAAATGCGTCGCGTGCGCGACTTGGCTCCATACATTGGCCAGACTATTCAGGCTAAGATTTTGGAGCTCGATAAGAACCGTAATAACGTTGTTCTTTCTCGTCGTCAGTACCTCGAAGAGACTCAATCTGAAGTTCGTGAGACATTCCTCTCTCAGCTCAAGAAGGGTCAGATTCGCGAAGGCGTTATTAGCTCCATCGTTAACTTCGGTGCATTCGTCGATCTCGGCGGTGTTGATGGTTTGATTCATGTTTCTGAGCTGTCATGGAAGCATATCGACCACCCATCTGAAGTAGTGAAGGTTGGAGATAAGGTTACCGTTGAAGTACTCGATGTAGATCTCGATCGTGAGCGCATCTCCCTGTCCCTGAAGTCCACTCAGGAAGATCCATGGCAGCGTTTCGCACGCACCCATGTTCCAGGACAGGTTGTTAAGGGTAAGGTGACCAAGATTGTACAGTTCGGTGCATTCATCTCTGTTGATGATGGCATCGAAGGTCTCGTACACATCTCTGAGTTGGCAAACCGCCACGTAGAGAACCCAGAGACTGTTGTCAAGCCTGGTGATGAAGTATTCGTTAAGGTTATCGACGTTGATCTCGATCGTCGTCGCATCTCCTTGTCTCTCAAGCAGGCAACAGATTCTGTTGATCCAGCTTCTGAAGACTTCGATCCAGCTCTGTATGGTATGCCAGCAGAGTATGACGAGAACGGAAACTACAAGTACCCAGAAGGCTTCGATCCAGAAACTAATGAATGGATTGAAGGCTTTGAAAAGCAGCGCGAAGAGTGGGAAGCTCAGTATGCAGCAGCTCACGATTTGTGGGAAGCTCACAAGGTATTCGCTGCTAAGCAGGCTGAACTCGCAGCAGCATCTGCTGAAGCTGATGGTGTAGCTGAAGAAGAAGCTCCAGCTGAAGAAGCTGAAGCAACCAACTACAGCTCTGCTCCAGCTAACGAAGGTACTCTTGCATCTGATGATCAGCTTGCAGCTCTTCGTGAACAGTTGCTCAACGAGAACAACTAG
- a CDS encoding bifunctional methylenetetrahydrofolate dehydrogenase/methenyltetrahydrofolate cyclohydrolase — MSDQTAAVRISGTDLARSIKADLAQHVLALKADGATCGLGTILVGQDPGSVKYVAGKHKDCAQVGINSIRIDLPAEASEDEIIAAVDQLNNDDACDGFIVQLPLPEHVNTLKVLERIDPTKDADGMHPMNVGQLVLHTDSVPNVPLPCTPRGVLALLDSAGIELSGKDVCVLGRGITIGRTVGLLLSMRGNDATVINCHSRTRDIDKKIRSADIVIAAMGSAHFVKPDMLKDGAVVVDVGVSRVYDEEAGKWVIQGDIDPACYSKVSAYTPNPGGVGPMTRAMLLKNVVEMAERRAHKTA, encoded by the coding sequence ATGAGCGACCAAACAGCTGCTGTGCGTATTAGTGGAACTGACTTAGCGCGTTCTATAAAAGCCGATCTTGCGCAGCATGTGTTAGCACTGAAAGCTGATGGAGCTACGTGTGGGCTGGGCACAATTCTTGTAGGCCAAGACCCAGGATCAGTTAAATATGTAGCAGGTAAGCATAAGGATTGTGCTCAGGTTGGTATCAATTCTATCCGTATAGATCTGCCAGCTGAAGCCAGCGAAGATGAGATTATTGCTGCGGTTGATCAGCTCAATAATGATGATGCTTGTGATGGTTTTATTGTGCAGCTTCCACTGCCTGAACACGTTAATACATTGAAAGTTTTAGAACGAATTGATCCTACTAAAGATGCTGATGGTATGCATCCGATGAATGTGGGTCAGCTCGTACTCCATACCGATAGTGTGCCAAACGTGCCTTTGCCATGTACTCCACGCGGTGTTCTTGCATTGCTAGATTCAGCAGGAATTGAACTGAGTGGAAAAGATGTTTGTGTACTGGGACGCGGCATCACAATCGGGCGTACAGTTGGTCTTCTCTTAAGTATGCGTGGCAATGATGCAACAGTTATTAACTGCCATTCTCGCACTCGAGATATTGACAAAAAAATCCGTTCAGCTGATATTGTGATTGCCGCCATGGGCTCTGCCCATTTTGTTAAGCCTGACATGCTTAAAGACGGTGCTGTTGTAGTCGATGTAGGTGTGTCACGCGTTTATGATGAAGAAGCGGGCAAGTGGGTTATTCAAGGCGATATTGACCCAGCTTGCTATTCCAAGGTGAGCGCATATACCCCAAATCCGGGGGGAGTGGGGCCTATGACGCGTGCAATGTTGCTGAAAAATGTGGTAGAAATGGCTGAACGTAGAGCACATAAAACAGCATAG
- a CDS encoding zinc ABC transporter substrate-binding protein — protein sequence MKMHRNFDITAIIRRTVATLTVGAALFSFSACGAQSAPKNDKKAEDSSQKSTAHDPLAVVASVNQWGSLAQEIGGDHVKVTSIINNANVEAHDYEPSTAEIAQLTTAQVAIVNGGHYDEWATKALSSSKSVQSVNAASIIGASESDNPHLWFSSEARKAVAESLKKTYAQLLPASRDYFQKQYDAWLKAEKELDTKIASFKNTYADTKYAATESVAYYLYSDLGLKDATPEGYANASANESEPTATDLQEFQRIIEAHEISFLVNNPQESSDATNMLTGTAGKSDVPVVDITEQIPSEYSTLNKWISALIDNLSTVLDAAKNSEASTTEQNN from the coding sequence ATGAAAATGCATCGAAACTTTGACATCACAGCTATTATCCGTCGTACTGTAGCTACATTGACTGTAGGTGCAGCCCTGTTCTCTTTCAGTGCTTGCGGCGCACAATCAGCTCCAAAAAACGATAAGAAAGCTGAAGACAGCTCTCAAAAATCTACTGCTCACGATCCACTAGCAGTCGTTGCTTCTGTTAATCAATGGGGTTCGTTAGCTCAAGAAATTGGCGGTGACCATGTAAAGGTCACATCCATTATTAATAACGCTAATGTAGAAGCACATGATTATGAGCCGTCTACTGCTGAGATCGCACAGCTGACCACAGCACAGGTTGCAATCGTTAATGGCGGACACTACGATGAGTGGGCTACTAAAGCTTTATCTTCCTCGAAGTCCGTGCAGAGTGTGAACGCTGCTTCTATTATCGGCGCAAGTGAGTCAGATAATCCTCATTTATGGTTCTCTTCTGAAGCACGTAAAGCTGTGGCAGAATCTCTCAAGAAAACTTACGCACAGCTGCTACCAGCTTCTCGCGATTACTTCCAAAAGCAGTATGATGCATGGTTAAAAGCTGAAAAGGAACTTGACACCAAAATTGCAAGTTTTAAAAATACCTATGCTGACACGAAGTATGCTGCTACCGAGTCCGTAGCCTACTACCTCTACTCTGATTTAGGTTTGAAAGATGCAACGCCTGAAGGCTATGCAAACGCGAGCGCTAATGAGTCTGAGCCAACAGCTACTGATTTGCAAGAATTCCAACGCATTATTGAAGCACATGAGATTTCATTCTTAGTGAATAATCCTCAAGAAAGCTCCGATGCTACGAATATGCTCACCGGTACTGCTGGAAAATCTGATGTTCCCGTTGTAGATATTACAGAGCAGATTCCTTCTGAATATTCCACTCTTAACAAGTGGATTAGTGCTTTGATTGATAATCTTTCAACAGTCTTAGACGCTGCGAAAAATTCAGAAGCAAGCACTACGGAGCAAAATAACTAG
- a CDS encoding ABC transporter ATP-binding protein translates to MSFSSHNDNKDQQDPYRGRHQSADEHTPYQAANGNDVSAHKTAMNNGNSHHSSADYSGHKNTTDTSQPVIEFIDAAVQRSHRTIWSHGNFSIPAGSVTAIVGTNGTGKTTMLAAELGIIPLSSGRMRILGAAPGKKNTHIGYVPQNYTSISESNITVFDFVLLGISGSRWGFMPSSRTDRTAVEDILDFVGLSDLSGRRIRDLSGGQRQRAAIAQALVNKPELLILDEPLANLDIASQHSLVELLSQLNKHMGMTIQIVAHDLNVLLPILTGAVYLLDGHPHYSSLNNMLDSRLLTHLYGTTVEVITTPQGDMFVTHNSAVEPQSRTVHDEHLTEDAAQWHSPHIAQDCASQEDSDLLMHSSTDTSHTTAADTPAAQAKNKEA, encoded by the coding sequence ATGTCATTTTCTTCGCACAATGATAATAAAGACCAGCAGGACCCATATCGTGGTCGCCATCAATCTGCTGATGAACACACGCCTTATCAGGCTGCGAACGGCAATGATGTTTCTGCCCACAAGACCGCAATGAACAACGGTAACTCACATCACAGCAGTGCAGATTATAGTGGGCACAAAAACACCACCGATACGAGCCAACCTGTTATTGAGTTTATTGATGCTGCGGTTCAGCGTTCACATCGAACAATATGGTCTCATGGTAATTTCTCTATTCCTGCTGGCAGCGTTACCGCAATTGTAGGAACTAACGGCACTGGTAAAACAACCATGCTGGCAGCCGAATTAGGCATTATTCCTTTGTCTTCAGGACGTATGCGTATTTTGGGTGCTGCTCCAGGAAAAAAGAATACGCATATCGGTTATGTTCCACAGAATTATACGTCCATCAGCGAAAGCAATATTACTGTTTTTGATTTTGTTTTACTTGGTATTTCTGGATCACGCTGGGGTTTTATGCCAAGTTCACGCACTGATCGCACGGCAGTTGAGGATATTCTTGACTTTGTAGGCTTATCTGATCTATCTGGAAGGCGAATACGCGATTTGTCGGGCGGACAACGTCAACGTGCCGCCATCGCTCAAGCTCTTGTGAATAAGCCTGAATTACTTATTCTCGACGAACCTTTAGCTAATCTCGATATTGCCAGTCAGCATTCTCTTGTGGAGCTGCTCTCCCAGCTCAATAAACATATGGGTATGACTATTCAGATTGTGGCGCACGATCTGAACGTTCTGTTGCCAATTTTGACAGGCGCTGTTTATCTGCTTGATGGGCATCCACATTATTCTTCTCTCAATAATATGCTGGATTCGCGTTTGCTTACCCATTTGTACGGCACAACTGTGGAAGTTATTACCACACCTCAAGGCGATATGTTTGTTACTCATAATTCTGCCGTCGAACCTCAAAGCCGCACTGTGCATGATGAGCATTTAACTGAAGATGCAGCTCAATGGCATTCTCCGCATATCGCACAAGATTGTGCTTCTCAGGAAGATTCTGATCTTCTCATGCATTCGTCTACTGATACATCCCACACAACTGCAGCAGACACACCAGCTGCGCAAGCCAAGAATAAGGAGGCCTAA
- a CDS encoding metal ABC transporter permease encodes MHYNPLWLTILQADFVQRAFLAGILISLAAGLVGYFVITRKSTFAAHALAHIGLPGATGAALLGIPVLWGMGIFSLLGALTIGALGKKASDREVATGSVLAFATALGLYFSNLSSGAAKQMQSILFGSVLTITNEQLITFALFDCALMIVLAVIFRPLLFSSLDENVARAKGLPVTALGIIFMIMMGSVITVAVPAVGTLLIFALVITPADTAMMLTRSPLRAIMMTVVLCLMSMWGGLVLSTMFDMPPSFVIVSLSVALWLLAKLYTHLRG; translated from the coding sequence ATGCACTACAATCCCCTCTGGTTGACCATTCTTCAGGCAGACTTTGTTCAACGAGCTTTTCTCGCAGGTATTCTTATTTCTCTTGCAGCAGGACTTGTGGGCTATTTCGTTATTACCCGCAAATCTACTTTTGCTGCTCATGCTTTAGCTCATATTGGACTTCCTGGAGCCACTGGCGCTGCTCTTTTGGGAATCCCTGTACTGTGGGGAATGGGAATTTTCTCGCTGCTGGGAGCTTTGACCATTGGCGCTTTAGGCAAGAAAGCTTCCGACCGTGAAGTAGCTACTGGCTCTGTTTTAGCTTTTGCTACAGCTTTAGGTTTGTACTTTTCTAACCTATCATCGGGAGCTGCTAAACAAATGCAGTCTATTCTTTTTGGTTCTGTTCTCACCATTACCAACGAGCAGCTCATCACTTTCGCTCTTTTTGATTGTGCTCTCATGATTGTATTAGCCGTTATTTTTAGACCTCTTTTGTTTAGTTCTCTGGACGAAAACGTAGCTCGTGCTAAAGGACTACCGGTAACAGCACTAGGTATTATTTTTATGATTATGATGGGCAGTGTTATTACTGTAGCTGTGCCTGCCGTAGGAACTTTGCTTATTTTTGCGCTTGTGATTACTCCGGCTGATACGGCTATGATGCTGACTCGTTCACCTCTGCGCGCTATCATGATGACAGTTGTGCTTTGCCTTATGTCCATGTGGGGTGGCCTGGTGCTCTCCACCATGTTTGATATGCCGCCAAGCTTTGTTATTGTCAGTTTAAGTGTGGCGCTCTGGCTTTTGGCTAAACTATATACACATCTACGCGGGTAA
- a CDS encoding CarD family transcriptional regulator, with protein sequence MDYKVGDTVVYPRHGAARIEEISERELRGQTKTYLKLSVLSSDGLIINVPADTVDQLGVRDIVDAVAVAKVFEILRTPIVEEKTNWSRRYKLNQEKIASGDVNKVAEVVRDLAQRDDNDHGLSAGEKRMLSRARTILTSEIALSEKLDEEEAQRLLDVNLGYEQPQPGDEKHHAMAPEEPADATLRRVEEQEAAQKKKKK encoded by the coding sequence ATGGACTATAAGGTCGGAGATACCGTTGTTTATCCGCGCCACGGCGCCGCTCGCATTGAAGAGATTTCTGAACGAGAATTACGTGGGCAGACAAAAACATATCTCAAGTTGTCTGTTCTCTCTTCAGATGGCCTTATTATTAACGTTCCAGCTGATACCGTTGACCAACTCGGTGTTCGTGACATTGTAGACGCTGTGGCCGTTGCAAAAGTCTTTGAAATTTTGCGTACCCCAATCGTCGAAGAAAAAACAAACTGGTCACGCCGGTACAAGCTCAATCAAGAAAAAATTGCGTCGGGCGACGTTAATAAGGTTGCAGAAGTCGTACGTGATTTAGCGCAGCGCGATGATAATGACCATGGCTTATCAGCCGGAGAAAAGCGTATGCTGTCGCGCGCTCGCACTATTTTAACCTCTGAAATTGCGTTGAGTGAAAAGCTTGATGAAGAAGAAGCACAACGTTTATTGGATGTGAATTTGGGGTATGAACAGCCTCAGCCAGGTGACGAAAAACATCATGCTATGGCTCCTGAAGAGCCAGCTGATGCCACTCTTCGCCGCGTGGAAGAACAAGAAGCGGCACAGAAGAAAAAGAAGAAGTAA
- a CDS encoding response regulator transcription factor, with product MNTSTTRPAQHTILVVEDEPTLATAIAQRLASEGWHARVIGDGASAVQAALQIKPDLIIMDIMLPVMDGLEATKRIVSTRPVPVLMLTARDDEADKIIGLSAGADDYMTKPFSMRELIARCKALLRRVERAKVIAKNSENEKILQFGSLLIDPAQRIVTLDNEIVHLTPTEFDLLSTLARKPKSVLTREKLLEEVWDWVDASGTRTVDSHVKALRHKLGADMIRTVHGVGYAFEPPMNAEKAQ from the coding sequence ATGAATACGTCTACAACGCGACCTGCACAGCACACGATCCTCGTGGTGGAGGATGAGCCTACTCTTGCTACAGCTATTGCGCAACGTTTGGCTTCTGAGGGATGGCATGCACGAGTTATTGGCGATGGCGCGAGCGCTGTTCAAGCTGCTTTGCAGATTAAACCTGATCTCATCATTATGGATATTATGTTACCAGTCATGGATGGGTTAGAAGCAACGAAGCGTATTGTATCGACTCGTCCAGTTCCTGTGTTGATGTTAACTGCTCGCGACGATGAAGCCGATAAAATTATTGGTTTGAGCGCTGGTGCAGACGACTACATGACGAAGCCATTTTCTATGCGTGAACTCATTGCTCGTTGTAAAGCTTTGTTACGTCGTGTGGAGCGCGCAAAGGTTATTGCGAAGAACTCTGAAAATGAGAAGATTTTACAGTTTGGTTCTTTGCTTATTGATCCTGCACAACGCATTGTTACGTTGGATAATGAGATTGTTCATTTAACTCCTACTGAGTTTGATTTACTCTCTACCCTAGCTCGCAAGCCAAAGAGCGTGTTGACTCGCGAAAAGCTTTTGGAAGAAGTGTGGGATTGGGTGGATGCTTCTGGCACGCGCACAGTGGATTCTCACGTCAAAGCATTGCGTCACAAGTTGGGGGCTGACATGATTCGCACGGTGCATGGTGTGGGTTATGCGTTTGAACCTCCTATGAACGCTGAAAAAGCCCAGTAA